TGAACGTGCgtattactaaaatgcccttctCTCGACAACGAGAGTACAGGGTGGTACATTCTCCCCGTGTTacaggaatttcgtcctcgaaatttaagtAAAAGTCATACGATTCGCTCTTGTATGTATAAATAGACTCCATTACCATACGTAAATACAAGCAGTTTCACGAAAGTCCACAAAACTAACACGTAAGTCACATAGCACGTAACAGTCACGTATCACAAGATCCACAGAGTTTGTACGTATTTCACATAGTATAGAATTTCACGAAATTAATTAATGCGTAGgaaaaacccgaagtgtcacatagACTCTATCTGCCTCCATAATAATCCTTTTACATTCTGCCCTATTACCCAGTTCGTCCGGAGAAAGATCCCGCTCCTCCGCTATTAACTCCAAAGCCTCCAACGTTTCCATCTTTTCTTTATAAACCAACTCCTTTTCTGATTTGATAATGTTCACCCGCTCCTTTATCTTGAACTTAATCCACTTTAGTTTTACTACGAGGCCCATATCCGCCGCCCCTTGGATGGAAAAACTCCCTAAAGCTTGCTCAATATACTCCATGATACCAGGCATAACTAACCAGGAGTTGAAAATCCTGGTTGGAATAGGCCCAAAATTTGAGCTAAAACTGACATCAAGATTGGACAGTGGTCCGAGACCACATTGGACAAAGCAACAGCTGAAGCAGCCGGCCATTTGCCTGAAACTCTCTACAAACCAAATACCGATCCAATTTGCTTTTGTGTACCCCATTATCTGAATGATACGTAAATTTTCGCCCACCCATATGGTACTCCACCAAGTCTGCTCTTTCAATAAACCAGTTAAACCATTCAGCGTTCAAGGCTACGAAATCAGAATTGAATCTTTCACTCGGATCCCTGACGTCATTAAAATCCCCACCGAACACCCACATACCTTCTAACGACTTCTTTAGCAAAAGCAACTCCTCCCATAGGGCCCTACGTTCTACCGGATCATTATAAGCATACACGTTAACTATGTTAATTAATTCTCCAGTATGTTTAATGCTACCTTGCACCACTATGAATCTTTGTTCTCTGATAACATCAATATATTCAAACACATAAGGATCCCACATGCTGATCAAACCCCCTGACCTACCAACAGCGTCCACAGACACCATTTCGAACCGCGATCTACCCCAAAATTTTCCGGCTGTAAACTGTGTAATACCCCCCCAATTTTGTTTCCTGTATCGCTAGGAAGTGTACCCCGTGCGATGTTTTTAAGCCTCTAACCCAATCAACTTTCCTCTGGTCCCCGACCCCCCTTAGATTAACAAACATAAAATTCATCGTAAATCGTTTTGTTCACCAGTAATAATCTCTCTAACCTGATTGTGAAAATCACCGAGTTGAAACCCAACCGATGAGCCGACTGCCACTGTGTCATCCGCTTCTTCCTGAACCCCCCTGTCATTTGCCGTCTTCGGTACTTCAGGACAACCAGGTGGACTTTGATCCGAGATCCCACCTCCCGTGTTTTCACCAGTATCGACTAGAACATCCCCACAGTCCCCTCTGCTTGCTTCGAAAAAATTACCTCCATCCTTGTTTACCGAGTCGCCCACAGGATCCTCCACCAAATGTGCAGAATTATTTAGATCAAACGATCTTTCTAGGTTCCGTATATGAGACTGTGCTGGATAAACATTATCCATGTCTTCCTCTTGTGGGCTCCTAGCCCTCCTTGGCCTTTTCCTGGACATGGTTCCTGGGCCCTGGCCCAACCCACTATTGGGTTCCTCAAAATAACCACCCACATAATTTCCTGCCGGGTATCCGTCATCATTTTTTGTTTTTTGCCCGTGTCATCAGCCGCCGAGTTAAATGTACCCCCATTATGATTCCCATGCACACCTTGCATGGGGGATGATGGTTCCGATTCTCGAGGGTGCTCTTTCGACTTCTCACCCCCGCCTGTTCGAATTTCCCCTTCCTCCTCTTTATCGTCCGGCAATGCTGCCGACTCCGATGACCTTGCCGGCGAACCTTTCCTAACCTCCGATAGTTCCGTAACCACATCCTTTAACCATGGATTAAATTCTTCTCTCACCCAAACATTGTAAATTCTCCCTCGCCATTCTATGTTTACCTCCTCCTCGATATGCTTCCCGACTCCAGTCACTATCCAGCATCCACTGTCCGAATTATCCATCTCCGTCCACGAAAATTCTGATGACCCTACCAGTCTTCCGAAGCATTCCCCCACCCGGTTATACTTCTTGCTGTCTCTGAGATGAATAGAAAGTCCACAGGTTTTTATCCACACCAGACGATCATACTCCAAATCCTGTCCTTTCCATAACGTGGCCGACAAGACTAACTGGTTCCACTCTTCGCCATTGATTCTAGTAAATTCCATCGCCTGTCCTTTCTCTTTAAACACCACAATACACTTCAATCCACCAAGGTAAGACACCGGATATTCACCAAGCCCCCTTACTTCCATCATCCTTCTGAACTCTTTTAATGCTCCGATATCTTTTAATTCAACTATGACCGCCCTCATCATGCAATGGTCCGGATAAACCGCAATCCTATCTTCTGCAATAACTGTCTTATTTTCCTTTATCTGTGACTCCTGTTTTTCTTTAACCACATCCGAATACGTAACTCCTTCTTTCACCGGCTTGTATTCATACACCGGCCTTCGCTGTGAGATCGGGTCTCTATACGGAACTTTAATACGTGGCTGCTGACCATCTCCATCGTCATAACCATGACTCTGAAACAGCCTGTGGTTTTTATCAAATTTCGCCACCGAGACACTCACTTTTGCTTCAAACATTTTTACCTTGTTCATGGCTTGCAGTGTTGTCATCACGTCATGCACACCCTCGTATCGAACAAAACCGAAGTGATTACCTCTGGAGTCTTTTTTTCGTGCCACATACGCGTCCTTTAACACACTATACTGTTGAAAGGCCCTCCATAAGATCATTCTAGACACACACCCCGGAAGATTCGTAACATAGAACGATGTTACCTGCTTCCCCCCGAAGTAATGCTTAGGGGGACCTTGGTTGTGGAAGCTCCCCATCACCCTACCCAAGAAGAAGCAGACCCCGATACCGAATGGAATCGATAGAGAATCGAGATATAATGAGAGGTATAGATAGCCACAAGCAATATGCAGACCCAAACACACCTCCACATGATATCCCAACTTCCACTCTTCGTCGAGCTACCGGCGGTCTCTCTTCCACCAAAGAAACAAGGAAAGAACGCAGATAACCGAATCCCGGCAGGCGAATGGGAGTATCAGTGGATCGGGTTAGGATGAAAGGTCAGCCGGAAGAGCAACCTTGCACGTTAACCCAACAGACCTATCTCCGTCGAGCTCCCGACGATCGGTATTCTAGAGAAAGGAGATTTAAAATAAAAACTCTACGTTATATAAAACAAGTATCTGTATAATTGGTAGTTGGTTTAAATGCATATATACAGTTTTCAAATACATATTGAAATTAATAAATAAGTCACACATTCGATATGGGAAATACAACTTAATTGATTTAAACTCCATCAACATTCTAAAGTCCTCCAATAACATGCTTATTAGTTGAATTTTAATAGTCGTAATACATCAATTCTAAACAAGTTAATATGAAGATTGGCTCGAATATGGGTTTGCAAACTTTGGATAATAACAATAGACATATTATACAGGGTCAATTGCATACATCCCTCTATAAAACTCATCaattgcatatttacccaacCAAAAATCAAAATTACATATATCCCCTCCCTTATTGAACAATGTTGCAAATTACCCGTTTTggtttgttttaataaaatatataatattaaatgactattttgcccttatTTTGCTAAATCTTTAAGATTTCCCCCTTTTTTTATCTACCCATTTTTAAAACGCCATCTATGAGCCAAGTATTACTGGAATTTATATAAATTCATTCATTCATACAAGAATTCAAAAGTTAATCAGCTAAATTCAACAATCCACTGTATCTCAATTTGAAAGAATATAATAACTATAATCTTAGAAAATGCAGTTTGCATACCAATAGATGGAATCGTTCCATTTCACCGACTAGGCAACATAAGCCAAAATTTCCAAAATATAAAATATCCATCTTCAACATCGATAATCATTCTTTTTCAAAAGCATGATTAGAGAACACCTTTCACAACCATTGTTTTCAAAACTAATTCATATTTGAAATTTTTGATATTTGAAATTCTAAGGGTAACATTGTCattaaatggaattttaataagggaGTGGATATATGCAATGGAGGTTTATAAGAGGATATATgcattttttttaacggcaaggaACGACATGCCAACCACCGCGACACCAAGcgttgtggccaaggtcgactgcTCGACCGCCGCTAGCCCATTGGCACTCCCCAGATGCGCgcaaacccgacctccacccgtcCGAAGGCACggcagtggaataatcggtaaaacctcgcctcccatccaagtcgaaccggcgccacccgtattcgctcTTCACCTGGTTGCCGTAGGAAATAATGAGGAGAGTAGGAATCGAACCTAAGTCACAAGGAACATCAATTCTTTcccccaaccactccaccactacctcattggcgTGATATATGCAATTATCCCTTAAATACTACTACAAATAGTAACAATGGACACCACCGATAACAGAACCATCATATCTACACATACCACCCCTTTTAGGTATACAATGAAGAATATCGTATTTTTTATAACCTTCTGCATATCccattaatttatatttataaaacatgTAGAAAGTTGTTATAAATCAGATATACTGATACAGTTAAGGATCCAGACCCATTAGTCCAACAAGTTTTACATCTCACTAAGGCACATGACCTGGTCCAAAATCATAATGCATCGAAGAAGCCTGCTAAATCAGTTGAGAAGATGGAGTAGTAGCGTAATATTAGGAGCAACAGTAGTTTGCATGTTTCCCATGCTTGCACGTTTCCATTTTCCTTGTCATGTCCCTAATATAGTGCATATAGATTAGGAGTTGAATTTCTATTTAAAGCATTGTACTTTCTTTTATGAAATACCAGAAAAAATTATCGCATATTTGGTTCCTTTCTTCTTCTATATTTTCTTGGAGATTTACCCACCCAAAGGGCATCATATAGATAGCATAGTTTATCTCCCACCATAATCGTTTAACAGTTATACCCATATGTATATAAACTCTTGTATTGAATGGTTGAAATGATTGCTTCAAAATCTCTACACattttggttgtgcggtatacGTAGCAATACCACCACCACAACGAACTACAATGGAACCCCAAAGAAGATTGGTATCTACATAGGTTTAACTCCCCATCTATTATTAAATATCTAGAATCGTTGATAAGGGACATGTTTTTTGTTGACTGTCATTTTAATAAGACaatgttcccagtcttagggggagataagaataaagaaagactggtaacacaagaaaTAACGTGGAATACATCATCACTATCAAATATCGACCCCCGAAGTGGTCAATATGAATATGAAGTTCAAAAGATTATACATTTGCAAAGAATAACAACGAATGATGACCATGTAACATGATATAGCCAAGACTACGCGTCACACTAGACTAGGAGACTTGTAGCCCGACCCACAATATTTAGGCCAACACATGTTGATCCACTATGTttgatacatcttatcatatACCCAATATACTTATGCTACCTTATGATATATCTGAACATGTTTATAAGTTATAATTTATACACCATACACATATACTAATTTGTCCAAGAAATGAAAAAGtgaattatattttattttatttatctctgaaaaaatgaaaaatatctATATACTTTTAGAGACACTTTGGATTATATCCTGGTCCTCCAAAATAGATATAGTTGTGCCAAACACCACCGTACCCTTTTGTAACACCATAACAATTAGGCTTATCTGTATATAGTTGAAGATTAGAAGCTGGATTTAAGTTATTAGCTCTATCAACTACTTCCAAGTTCCTAGCATACGCTGCTTTCCCAAGACCTTCATCAGGGAAATGGCCGCT
The sequence above is drawn from the Helianthus annuus cultivar XRQ/B chromosome 12, HanXRQr2.0-SUNRISE, whole genome shotgun sequence genome and encodes:
- the LOC110896220 gene encoding uncharacterized protein LOC110896220, translating into MVSVDAVGRSGGLISMWDPYVFEYIDVIREQRFIVVQGSIKHTGELINIVNVYAYNDPVERRALWEELLLLKKSLEGMWVFGGDFNDVRDPSERFNSDFVALNAEWFNWFIERADLVEYHMGGRKFTYHSDNGVHKSKLDRYLVCREFQANGRLLQLLLCPMWSRTTVQS